One genomic window of Ciona intestinalis chromosome 7, KH, whole genome shotgun sequence includes the following:
- the LOC100187237 gene encoding prolyl 4-hydroxylase subunit alpha-1-like — protein MSRFVHFLVLLNFAIIASADKNDWFSTTAGMQNLIDVENNFLSTLEGYIEGMQMSLDKIKTFKDIMRKDVIPAVSDPEVYIGHPINQYALIKRFALKWSRVGELLDGYSRKGKETRAQYHDAIKMLPNEDDMIGAAEAIARLQSYYSLNMDDLTNGNVKDVTSPSLLNSKDCFRIGKSAYTNRRFDLCEIWMNKSLELYVEQKGITRENIWSYLKECKKEGVNQTMHINAFLEDDTNNQESSTAGYDI, from the exons ATGAGTCGGTTCGTTCATTTCCTcgttttgttaaactttgcTATAATTGCATCTGCTGATAAGAATGATTGGTTTTCTACAACCGCTGGAATGCAGAATCTTATTGATGTGGAAAATAATTTCTTATCGACTCTGGAGGGTTATATTGAAGGAATGCAGATGTCTTTggacaaaataaaaac GTTTAAGGATATAATGCGCAAAGACGTAATCCCTGCGGTGAGCGATCCGGAGGTTTATATTGGTCATCCCATCAATCAATACGCCTTGATTAAACGTTTCGCATTAAAATGGTCACGGGTCGGGGAACTGCTGGACGGTTACAGTCGCAAAG GAAAAGAAACTAGAGCTCAGTATCATGATGCAATAAAAATGTTGCCTAATGAAGACGACATGATCGGTGCAGCCGAAGCCATTGCTCGGTTGCAAAGTTACTACAGCCTAAACATGGACGATTTGACTAATGGAAATGTAAAAg atgtgacgtcaccgtCGTTATTAAACTCGAAAGATTGCTTTCGAATCGGGAAATCGGCATACACGAATCGACGATTTGACCTGTGTGAAATATGGATGAACAAATCGCTCGAGTTGTACGTTGAACAAAAAGGAATTACCAGGGAAAACATTTGGAGTTATTTGAAAGAATGCAAGAAAGAG GGAGTAAACCAGACGATGCACATAAATGCTTTTCTTGAAGATGACACAAATAATCAAGAATCTTCCACAGCAGGGTatgatatataa